One window of the Mycobacterium haemophilum DSM 44634 genome contains the following:
- a CDS encoding SRPBCC family protein has product MCLDQAMEGSATVHMAAPAEKVWELIADVRNTGRFSPEVFEAEWLGDATGPALGAKFRGHVRRNEIGPVYWTTCKVTACEPGREFGFAVLLSDKPVNNWHYRLAPSGDGTDVTESFRLNPSPLLTVYWLFGGFLRKRRNIRDMTKTLRRIKDLVEAG; this is encoded by the coding sequence CTGTGTTTGGATCAGGCCATGGAAGGTTCGGCGACTGTTCATATGGCGGCACCGGCGGAGAAGGTCTGGGAGCTGATCGCGGACGTCCGCAACACCGGACGGTTCTCCCCGGAGGTTTTTGAGGCCGAGTGGCTGGGCGATGCGACTGGCCCAGCCCTCGGCGCCAAATTCCGTGGTCATGTCCGGCGAAATGAAATCGGACCCGTGTATTGGACGACGTGCAAGGTGACCGCGTGTGAACCTGGCCGTGAGTTCGGCTTCGCGGTCCTGCTGAGCGACAAGCCGGTAAACAATTGGCACTATCGATTGGCGCCGTCCGGCGACGGCACGGACGTGACCGAGTCATTTCGGCTCAACCCTTCGCCACTGCTCACTGTGTATTGGTTGTTTGGCGGTTTTCTGCGTAAACGTCGCAACATCCGTGATATGACCAAGACGCTGCGGCGCATCAAAGATCTGGTCGAGGCGGGCTGA